A region of the Halalkalibaculum roseum genome:
GCCTGTGGATTGAAAACAACGGTGTACCCAAACAGAAAGTCAGCTGGAATGGTGAGGATGAAAAAGAAGGGCTTGTAACATTATTTGACGCGCTGAGTACCTATAAGGATTTCGGACTCATACATCATAACGGACGCGGATTTGATCTTCCTCTGGTTACCTATCGGGCGATGAAGCATGGGTTGCAGATGCCCTCTCGCATGAATCATCGTGAGATTCGTTACCGGTACAGCAACCATAACGTTGACCTGCTCGATGAATTCAGCAACTATGGGGCAAGTTCATGGCCCAAATTGAAGCACCTGGGCTATTTGATCAATATCCCCTTTAAACAGACCGGCGAAGGCAACGAAGTGCTCACTATGTACAATGAAGGCAAGCTGGAGGAAATTGAGCACTACTGTTACGAAGATGTCATGGCTACCTATATTGTTTGGCTGCACCTGAAGTATACGGTAGGTGACATCTCCAAGGAATTGTTCGATAACCTGAATGAGCGTGCCATGAACAAGCTGAAGGAGATTCAGGACACGGATCACTGATTATCATTATTCCACAGATCCGACTGATTCTTGAGAGATTCGGTGTAATCACCTAAATCCGGGATCAGATTTTCGTACCGTCGGGTATAACCGCACCTTTGGGTATCACCACAATACCGTCCACAACGTGAAATTTCCCGTGATCACCTTCATCCAGATGATCCCCACCGGCTATACGAACATCATTCCCAATCCGGCAATTTTTATCAATGATAGTATTGCTGATGAAGCAGCGCTGCCCGATAGCCATGGCCGGGTGGTCTTCCGTACCGCTTTCAATTTCTTGCTGAGATTGAAAGTAATCATTACCCATGATGATGGAACGCTCAATAGTTGTTCCTTTACCGATGCGGGATCGTATACCGATTACTGACCTTTCGATGCGGCTGGCTTCGATGAGACATCCTTCTGCAAGTACCGAGTGATCAAAGGTACTTCCCGAAAGTTTCGAAGCCGGAAGCATCCGGGCCCGGGTAAAGATGAAGTCTTCGTTGTCATACAGGTTAAATCGAGGCAGATCATCGCTCAGTTCGATATTTGCCTCAAAAAATGATTTCACTGTACCGATATCGGTCCAGTACCCGTCAAATTCATAGCTGGATACTTTGAAATCCCTGTTGATCGCTTCCGGTATAATCTCTTTACCGAAATCTGTGGCATCAGGGTGATTGTCAAAAAGTTCATGGAGGGTGTCTTTATTGAAAATATAGATACCCATGGAGGCCAGATAATGTCTGCCGTCACTGGTGAACTTAGCCGGCATATCAGATTTCCATTTATCCAGCTCATCCATAGAAGGTTTTTCAACAAAGTTTTCAATAAAACCTTCTTTATTGGTCTTCATAATGCCGAATCCGGTAGCATCTTCTGCAGCCACCGGTATGGTAGCTACCGTAAGGTCGGCATTACTGTCTTCATGCTGCTTCAACATTTTGCGGTAATCCATCTGGTAAAGCTGATCACCGGAAAGTATCAGCACATGTTCGTGTCGATGGTTTTCCATATGGTGCAACGACTGACGAACGGCATCGGCTGTGCCCTGGTACCAGTTTTTACTCTTCGGTGTCTGCTCAGCAGCCAGAATGTCAACAAAGCCGCGACTGAACACATCGAAATTGTAGGTGTTTTTGATGTGCCTGTTCAGTGAGGCAGAATTAAATTGGGTAAGCACGTAAATTCGACGAACTCCTGAATTAAGACAGTTGGAAATGGGAATATCGACTAATCGGTATTTACCTGCTATAGGAACAGCCGGCTTCGAACGTTCTTTGGTAAGCGGATATAGCCGGGTTCCCTGCCCGCCTCCTAATATTACTGCAATCGTCGAATTTCTCATACTTTCTACCCCTTAATTAATTGTTATTTGATTATACATCTTAATGTACTCACTTGCAGATGCATTCCACGAAAAATCCAGCTCCATGACTTTTTTCTGTATGCCGCTCATAATTTTAGGCTGTCCATAAATGCTTATTGCACGCCAAACAGCTTCGGCAGCCTCATAGAAGTCAAAATGCTGAAACTTTATTCCGTAACCTCCCTCCTCATCAAGGTCTTTAACGGTATCTTTTAAGCCCCCGATGTTTCGGACAATAGGTATGGTACCGTAGCGCATACAGTACATCTGATTAAGTCCACACGGTTCCACTCGGGAGGGCATGATCATAAAATCACTCCCGGCATAAATTAGATGCGCCAACTTCTCATTGTAATCAAGAGCAGCATCAAAATAACCCACATACTGATTGCTCATCTTCTTGAACTGCTCATGCAAAGCCGGATCTCCGGTACCAAGTACCACAAAATTAACACTGTGCTGGGAACTCAGGTAATTCCGGAATAGATTAGGCAGTAAATCGGCACCCTTTTCATAGGCCAGCCTCCCGATATAAGATATGGTTGGATATTGAGGATCAAGGCCAAACCGCTTGCATAATTTCTTTTTATTGGATGCCTTCCCAGCCTTTCGGGTTCTCACATCATAATGACGATCCAGATAAGTATCCGTTTTGGGATTCCAAACATCCGTATCTATACCGTTTACTATGCCACGTGACTTTGCCCTCTCATTTCTGAACAGAGGTTCGAGCCCATTGCTATGTTCACATAGTTCATCCATGTACGATTTCGAAACCGTGCTTATCTGCCACGCACATTTGAGTCCGGCAGCCATACAGTTCAGTTTACCGTTCCAATCCAGCATCCCTGCATTTCCCCTGTTAAAATCGGGTATCAGCCGGTCATTCCACCTGTCATAGGCTCCATGGTATTGCCCGTTGTGAACCGTGAAAACCGTAGGTATCCTTTTCAGTTCATCATAACGAAAACACTGCGTCATCATAAACGGCGCAAGACCTGAATGATGATCGTGGCAATGCACAATATCAGGTTTTTTTTTCATGTCTTTGATCCAGTCTAGAGCAGCTATCTGGAATCCCAGAAAACGTTCAAACTCGTCCCAGTAACCCGAACCGGAGTGGGGATCGGTATAGATGCCCGGCCGATCCAGCAGGCCCGGAATATCAACCACATATAGCGGAAAGCCCAAGCTGTCATCTTTTTCGCGTTGAATGCTGTAAAATATTTTGCCCGTATCCATGGGAGCATCACCCTCAAATACCGTTTTAAATTCATGGTTTTCAGTCCACTCATTCCGGTATTTGGGCATTACCACGGAAGCTTTTACACCCTCTTCAATTAAATACTTTGGCAGTGATCCGACTACATCAGCCAATCCCCCTACCTTGGCAACCGGGTAACATTCAGCGCTTAAATGAATTACATGCATTCGTTTAGGTCTATGGTTGAACAGTATAGGTTACACGAGTAACCAATTTGTTAACACGAAGTAATTAAAACTTTATGCTTGTGTCAAAGTCTTTCTTAATCAAGCAGTTCTATAGATTTCCCACGGTCATATAGCAGCCGTTATTAGATATCAACTCTACAAAAATTAACCGTACCAAGCGTAATGCTTCACTTTTAAAAATTCTCTTAAGATCAAACAAACTTATTTCAAAACCTTTGTTTGTTGGATCGAAACTTATATGTTCAGATGAATTTAAATCAACAGAACACTATGGCGGTAATAGAAGTAAAAAATATTGACAAATCCTTCGGCAACACACATGCCGTTAATAATGTCAGTTTTGAAGTTACCAAGGGAAAAATATTCGGTTTGCTCGGGCCAAACGGCGCGGGTAAAACGACCGCTATTCGAATCATCAACCACATCATTATTGCCGATTCCGGCACCATTACCATCAACGGAATGGAGGTCAGCCCCGAGACGCAAAGCATGATTGGCTATATGCCGGAAGAGCGGGGTCTTTATAAAAAGATGAAGGTTGGAGAGCAGCTGATATACCTTGCCCAGCTAAAAGGCATGGACCATGGAAAAGCAAAAGAAGCGATCCAATACTGGCTGGATCGTTTCGAAGCGGCTGACTGGTATAACAAGGAGGTGGGAGAACTTTCAAAAGGTATGTCACAAAAAATTCAGTTTATTGCCACTATCGCCCACGATCCTGATATCTATATTTTTGATGAGCCCTTTAGCGGACTGGATCCAATAAACAGTGAAATGCTAAAAGATATTGTCATTGATCTTCGGGACCAGGGAAAAACCATTCTATTCTCTACACACAGAATGGAGCAGGTTGAACAGATGTGCGATGAGATATGTCTATTTAACAAAGGGCGCGCCGTATTGAAAGGTGATCTGAGGGATATAAAAAAGTCATTCGGAAAAAATACCATAAATATCGAATTCCAGGGGGATGCAAGTTTCTTGGATCAGCTTGAAAATGTGAGGATTAACAATCGCTCTACCAACTATGCCGAAATTCGAGTTTTGAACGGCGAAAACATGCAGGATATTCTGAAAAAAGCTATGGAGCATAGCGAGATATACAAATTTGAACGCGTGGAACCCTCGTTAACTGAAATATTTATTTCCACAGTGGGAGAAGACAATATCAACCCAAAAGAACTGGCCTTAAAATGAATTTGCGACAAATAGTACTGGTATTAAAACGGGAATACCTTACCCGCATTAAGAGTAAAGCTTTTATTCTGCTGACCATACTCTTGCCTTTGGGAATGGTAGCATTCATTGGCATAGGAATCGGTATTGCCCTCTGGGATACCGAGACAACGCACAATATCGGCATTGTAGACGAAACAGAGGTCATCTTCCCCCGGCTAGAGCAGGCCAATGAAGAGCGATATTTGAATGTGTCTGACACTCCTATCGATACGTTGCGTAATATGGTGATCAATCAGGAGATGGAAGGCTACATCATCATCTCTAAAGAAAATATTGAATCAGATAAGAATGCCGAACTGGTCTATGGCGGGTCCGGAGGAATCAATCTGCTGAACAGCATACGTTCCGACCTGCGGGACGCCATCAGGGAAGAACGTTTAGATAGGGCGAACGTATCCGAAACGGTAAAAGATATATATGCCAGTCGTGCGGGTCTGGATACCCGAAAACTGACCAAAGAAGGAATTGAAACCGAAGATGATGCCGGTTTCAGGACCGTGATAGGAATGGTTATGGGTGTTATCATTTTCGGAATATTGCTGGGCTACGGCGGTTGGTTGACGCGAAGTGTCATCGAGGAAAAAACAAGCCGTATCATTGAAGTCATAGCTTCCTCGGTAAAACCTATAGAACTGCTGATTGGAAAAATCCTCGGAGTGGGTGCTCTTGCCGTGACTCAAATTGGAATCTGGGTGATTGCCGGAATAGGACTCAGCGCAGCTGCAGCCCCAATAGCCGCCATGTTTGTCGGTTCACAGATGTCACAAATTGATGCGGAAGCTGCAGAAGTGGCTGCTAACCCTGCCATGTTTGAGATACCTTCTATAGAAGCCTCACTGATTTTCTATTTCGTACTCTTCTTTGTTCTGGGATACTTTATTTACTCTTCGCTTTTTGCTGCCATCGGTTCCGCCGTTGACTCAGAAACCGATACCCAGCAGTTTATGTTTCCGGTGATGATTCCGATCATGATTTCCTATTTCATTCTCTTTCGACTGGTGGAGGCACCCGATTCCAGCCTGGCTGTAATCAGCTCCATGGTGCCATTCTTCTCCCCTATACTGATGGTATCACGCATCGCCATTACGGATGTCCCATTCTGGCAAATTGGCTTATCTGTAATATTGATGATCGGTACGTTCTTTGCCACCATTTGGCTGAGTGCCAAAATTTACAGCGTAGGTATCCTGAGTTACGGAAAAAGTGCCAGCTTCAAAGAACTCTGGAAGTGGGTTAAACAAGGATAGAATAGACGATATATAGGTTTAGTAAACTTTAAAAGTTTACTAAACCTGAGAGGGAATTAAACTCGTCAACCCGCTCCGCATTCATTAGAGCATGTTACTCTTATACTTAGAACTCAGTACTCAAGACTCATGACTCACGACTCAATATGCTTTCCATAGCCTTAAACACGCGCTGATCATATTCGTCCTGAATCACACTTTCAAGCAGTTCGCGGTAATCCAGTCCGGTAATTTTCGGGAGTCCGTTCACCGTGATATAGCGGATCCTCGGATCGGAATCCGATAGCATCTCTTTGGTTCTCACTTCCCAATCGGCGGGAGCATGGTCATGCTGAAGAAGAATTTTGAGAGCAGCAGAACGGACTTTGAAATCATAAACATCAGA
Encoded here:
- a CDS encoding ribonuclease H-like domain-containing protein; translated protein: MYFVFDVETVPDFEFVRSVITEPEKENEALLLQASEELAHNKSGFLPPMYHRIVSWVGLWIENNGVPKQKVSWNGEDEKEGLVTLFDALSTYKDFGLIHHNGRGFDLPLVTYRAMKHGLQMPSRMNHREIRYRYSNHNVDLLDEFSNYGASSWPKLKHLGYLINIPFKQTGEGNEVLTMYNEGKLEEIEHYCYEDVMATYIVWLHLKYTVGDISKELFDNLNERAMNKLKEIQDTDH
- a CDS encoding glucose-1-phosphate adenylyltransferase translates to MRNSTIAVILGGGQGTRLYPLTKERSKPAVPIAGKYRLVDIPISNCLNSGVRRIYVLTQFNSASLNRHIKNTYNFDVFSRGFVDILAAEQTPKSKNWYQGTADAVRQSLHHMENHRHEHVLILSGDQLYQMDYRKMLKQHEDSNADLTVATIPVAAEDATGFGIMKTNKEGFIENFVEKPSMDELDKWKSDMPAKFTSDGRHYLASMGIYIFNKDTLHELFDNHPDATDFGKEIIPEAINRDFKVSSYEFDGYWTDIGTVKSFFEANIELSDDLPRFNLYDNEDFIFTRARMLPASKLSGSTFDHSVLAEGCLIEASRIERSVIGIRSRIGKGTTIERSIIMGNDYFQSQQEIESGTEDHPAMAIGQRCFISNTIIDKNCRIGNDVRIAGGDHLDEGDHGKFHVVDGIVVIPKGAVIPDGTKI
- a CDS encoding glycogen synthase yields the protein MHVIHLSAECYPVAKVGGLADVVGSLPKYLIEEGVKASVVMPKYRNEWTENHEFKTVFEGDAPMDTGKIFYSIQREKDDSLGFPLYVVDIPGLLDRPGIYTDPHSGSGYWDEFERFLGFQIAALDWIKDMKKKPDIVHCHDHHSGLAPFMMTQCFRYDELKRIPTVFTVHNGQYHGAYDRWNDRLIPDFNRGNAGMLDWNGKLNCMAAGLKCAWQISTVSKSYMDELCEHSNGLEPLFRNERAKSRGIVNGIDTDVWNPKTDTYLDRHYDVRTRKAGKASNKKKLCKRFGLDPQYPTISYIGRLAYEKGADLLPNLFRNYLSSQHSVNFVVLGTGDPALHEQFKKMSNQYVGYFDAALDYNEKLAHLIYAGSDFMIMPSRVEPCGLNQMYCMRYGTIPIVRNIGGLKDTVKDLDEEGGYGIKFQHFDFYEAAEAVWRAISIYGQPKIMSGIQKKVMELDFSWNASASEYIKMYNQITIN
- a CDS encoding ABC transporter ATP-binding protein, giving the protein MAVIEVKNIDKSFGNTHAVNNVSFEVTKGKIFGLLGPNGAGKTTAIRIINHIIIADSGTITINGMEVSPETQSMIGYMPEERGLYKKMKVGEQLIYLAQLKGMDHGKAKEAIQYWLDRFEAADWYNKEVGELSKGMSQKIQFIATIAHDPDIYIFDEPFSGLDPINSEMLKDIVIDLRDQGKTILFSTHRMEQVEQMCDEICLFNKGRAVLKGDLRDIKKSFGKNTINIEFQGDASFLDQLENVRINNRSTNYAEIRVLNGENMQDILKKAMEHSEIYKFERVEPSLTEIFISTVGEDNINPKELALK
- a CDS encoding ABC transporter permease, with amino-acid sequence MNLRQIVLVLKREYLTRIKSKAFILLTILLPLGMVAFIGIGIGIALWDTETTHNIGIVDETEVIFPRLEQANEERYLNVSDTPIDTLRNMVINQEMEGYIIISKENIESDKNAELVYGGSGGINLLNSIRSDLRDAIREERLDRANVSETVKDIYASRAGLDTRKLTKEGIETEDDAGFRTVIGMVMGVIIFGILLGYGGWLTRSVIEEKTSRIIEVIASSVKPIELLIGKILGVGALAVTQIGIWVIAGIGLSAAAAPIAAMFVGSQMSQIDAEAAEVAANPAMFEIPSIEASLIFYFVLFFVLGYFIYSSLFAAIGSAVDSETDTQQFMFPVMIPIMISYFILFRLVEAPDSSLAVISSMVPFFSPILMVSRIAITDVPFWQIGLSVILMIGTFFATIWLSAKIYSVGILSYGKSASFKELWKWVKQG